The Acropora palmata chromosome 10, jaAcrPala1.3, whole genome shotgun sequence genome contains a region encoding:
- the LOC141894064 gene encoding serine/threonine-protein kinase unc-51-like, translating into MAEQVGEFVYRKKDLIGHGAFAVVFKGHHRKKEDFVVAVKVIAKKNISKTQNLLAKEIKILKELHHENVVSLFDCKETSNNVYLVMEYCNGGDLADYLREKGSLSEDTIRLFLCQIASAMLTLQSKGVVHRDLKPQNLLLHHSGNVFPSPSEIQVKIADFGFARFLPGEMMAATLCGSPMYMAPEVIMSKAYDAKADLWSVGTIVYQCLTGKAPFQANSPQQLKKFYEKSKVISPSIPAGTSKHLKDLLVGLLRRNPKDRLDFGEFFSHPFLTGSVPRKTSIPVAVPANQRKHSNSSHRARSPLYSPNFGAEALGDIRVDLLPHMTPPCDSSESSPQGPPTVMNVSTSESNSSAQHSPPGTFPTSPSNDDELAPEGFVLVPSNPEATRVAQPKSPSDPLFPLYCQSPPRTSKAASSPSPPLCHTPKRAIFTVGSPYSTSPTPPTSPSMRPPVFHSPSPSPSSPESSPNETPIRKRTNSSPGLPRGEPLTSPVLIPRSSTVSGGFNERRTGSKKSPTPTQHASSSRVSKKKEQNSTPKMSVDHSPASSLGTVQSPKEEASPIPKKEAAACSSKGTVTPLTAALQAMNDKAHASGMNSGFTQQALVGFSGASISKGLAQPSTGRFRRALSNIESFVTKDSSPILTALARHSNVATGVHITDLSEPGLEDKQMIRVHSSPAILAMGLPMKGGSLLTTPAFQIGAGAAAPIYRRQSSSGANSVKVRSPPPSPTGLPTIPGSPTKTSQSKESATDLDKEMKPLKGLFTIGSPSPSDTVKSGLFGSPRRSLNKTQSNEATPAVISQGTKVTRGFGDSSALDSSQRVLVAKETVSSPDMEGPIALVAPELPEDTLLDTEHTEGVRKLNFVVSLVDAILEVVSARGTPFTVLAESVAIRQNESFLADQIGFTSDELRKMEQLILYVKALKTLNLSLLFAQAEIRQGHLKPSNAVKNVLNELNSLYHQCLEKASELKRLVEPGAHTALDGKAMTVSADRLMYHYAMEQCQNAALDELFGNPEECKKKYETAQVLLQGLEEDARTDEDRRLLQKYKAAVDKRLSCISKMRLRRPSQSSGRGVTT; encoded by the exons ATGGCAGAACAAGTTGGTGAATTTGTTTATCGTAAGAAAGATCTTATAGGACATGGAGCATTTGCGGTTGTTTTCAAGGGACATCACAGAAAG AAAGAGGACTTTGTTGTGGCAGTCAAAGTCATCGcgaagaaaaatatttctaagACACAAAATCTTCTTGCAAAGGAGATAAAAATCTTAAAG GAACTGCATCATGAAAATGTTGTGTCACTTTTTGATTGTAAG GAAACATCCAATAATGTCTATCTAGTAATGGAG taTTGCAATGGAGGTGACCTTGCAGATTACCTTCGAG AGAAAGGTAGCCTCAGTGAGGATACTATCCGCTTATTCTTGTGTCAGATCG CCTCTGCGATGTTAACTTTGCAGTCCAAGGGAGTGGTCCACAGGGATCTGAAACCACAGAATCTTCTCTTGCACCACTCTGGAAATGTCTTTCCTTCACCGTCTGAAATCCAAGTTAAAATAG CTGACTTTGGGTTTGCAAGGTTTCTTCCTGGTGAAATGATGGCAGCAACCTTATGTGGATCTCCGATGTACATG GCTCCTGAAGTTATAATGTCAAAGGCCTATGATGCCAAGGCTGACCTCTGGAGTGTGGGGACCATTGTGTACCAGTGCTTAACAGGGAAGGCACCCTTTCAG GCAAATAGCCCTCAGCAGCTGAAAAAGTTCTATGAGAAGAGTAAAGTTATTTCACCAAG CATTCCGGCTGGTACTTCAAAACACTTGAAAGACCTTCTGGTTGGATTATTGAGAAGGAATCCAAAAGACAGGCTTGACTTTG GTGAATTCTTCTCTCATCCCTTCCTGACTGGTAGCGTCCCTCGCAAAACAT CTATTCCTGTTGCTGTTCCTGCCAACCAACGAAAGCATTCAAACAGCTCTCATAGAGCAAGATCACCACTGTATTCACCG AACTTTGGCGCTGAGGCTTTGGGTGACATACGAGTTGATCTTTTACCTCACATGACACCACCATGTGACTCCTCTGAGTCGTCTCCACAGGGTCCACCCACAGTCATGAACGTCAGCACCTCTGAGAGTa ATTCCAGTGCACAGCATAGTCCTCCCGGTACCTTCCCTACAAGCCCTTCTAATGATGATGAGTTGGCACCCGAG GGGTTTGTCCTTGTTCCTTCCAACCCTGAGGCTACAA GAGTTGCGCAACCGAAAAGTCCGTCAGATCCTCTTTTTCCGCTCTACTG CCAATCGCCTCCAAGAACTAGCAAAGCTGCGTCCTCTCCGTCACCTCCATTATGCCACACTCCAAAAAGAGCAATTTTCACTGTGGGATCTCCATACTCGACATCACCGACACCACCTACGTCACCAAGCATGCGCCCACCGGTGTTTCATAGTCCCAGTCCCTCGCCGTCATCACCTGAATCATCGCCCAACGAAACGCCAATCAGAAAACGCACCAACTCGTCACCAGGTCTTCCTCGCGGCGAGCCTTTGACCTCTCCAGTGTTAATACCACGATCCAGCACTGTCTCTGGGGGCTTCAATGAGAGGCGGACAGGATCCAAAAAATCTCCTACACCTACTCAGCATGCATCGTCTTCACgtgtttcaaagaaaaaagagcaGAACAGCACTCCAAAGATGAGCGTTGATCACAGTCCAGCAAGTAGCTTGGGAACAGTGCAAAGCCCCAAGGAAGAAGCCAGTCCAATACCAAAGAAAGAAGCAGCAGCCTGTAGCAGCAAGGGTACCGTGACGCCTCTCACTGCAGCGTTACAAGCAATGAACGACAAAGCCCATGCATCAGGGATGAACTCCGGCTTCACACAGCAAGCCTTGGTTGGGTTTTCCGGTGCAAGCATCAGCAAAGGTCTTGCGCAACCTTCGACTGGAAGATTTCGAAGAGCACTCTCAAACATTGAGTCTTTTGTCACTAAGGACTCCTCTCCAATTCTCACAGCTCTGGCGCGTCATTCCAATGTAGCTACGGGTGTTCACATCACGGATCTGTCTGAGCCCGGACTTGAAGACAAACAGATGATTCGTGTCCACAGTAGTCCAGCCATATTAGCCATGGGTCTTCCTATGAAAGGAGGGAGCTTGTTGACAACACCAGCCTTTCAGATCGGTGCTGGAGCAGCAGCCCCTATATATCGCCGTCAATCCAGCAGCGGCGCCAATTCCGTGAAAGTTAGAAGCCCTCCTCCCTCTCCTACGGGACTCCCTACCATTCCTGGTTCCCCAACCAAGACATCTCAAAGCAAAGAGTCTGCCACTGaccttgacaaggaaatgaAACCATTAAAGGGTCTTTTTACAATTGGATCTCCTTCGCCATCAGACACTGTCAAATCCGGGTTATTTGGTTCCCCTCGACGAAGTTTAAACAAAACGCAAAGTAATGAAGCAACACCTGCTGTTATTAGTCAAG GAACCAAAGTGACGCGGGGTTTTGGAGATAGTTCCGCTCTCGACAGCAGTCAACGAGTGCTGGTTGCTAAGGAAACAGTTTCATCCCCAGACATGGAGGGTCCCATTGCTCTTGTTGCTCCAGAACTTCCTGAGGATACTCTGTTGGAT ACAGAACACACCGAGGGAGTCAGGAAGTTAAATTTCGTCGTATCATTAGTAGACGCTATTCTTGAAGTTGTCAGTGCAAGAGGAACACCTTTCACAGTTCTCGCTGAATCCGTGGCCATTCGACAA AATGAAAGCTTCCTCGCTGATCAGATTGGATTCACGAGTGATGAGCTcag aaaaatggaGCAGTTGATTCTTTACGTGAAAGCTCTTAAGACCCTCAACCTGTCTTTACTCTTTGCACAAGCTGAAATCAGGCAGGGACATTTGAAGCCCTCGAACGCAGTCAAGAATG TTCTGAATGAATTAAATAGTCTGTATCATCAGTGTTTGGAAAAGGCGTCAGAACTGAAACGGCTTGTCGAGCCAGGAGCACACACTGCGCTTGATGGGAAAGCAATGACG GTGAGTGCTGACAGACTGATGTATCATTACGCCATGGAACAG TGTCAAAATGCTGCCCTTGACGAGTTATTTGGAAATCCAGAAGAG tGTAAAAAGAAGTACGAGACAGCGCAAGTACTCTTGCAGGGTCTAGAAGAAGATGCTCGCACCGACGAAGACAGGCGTCTTCTTCAAAAAT ATAAAGCTGCTGTGGACAAGCGACTCTCGTGCATTTCAAAGATGCGCTTGCGCAGGCCCAGTCAGAGCAGCGGTCGTGGCGTGACGACGTGA